Sequence from the Mycobacterium florentinum genome:
CGAGGACATCTACCGCGTGCTGTTCGGTGGAACCGACTTCGCCACAGGCGAATTCATTGAGGACGAGTACGACCTGGCCAAGGCCGCCGCGGCCAACCCACCGATGGTGCGCCACCCGATTCCGCCGATGATCCACGGTGCGACCCAATCGGCCACCTGGATGTCGATCTTCTCGGGCCAAACCACCGTTCTGGCACCGGAATTCAACGCCGACGAAGTCTGGCGCACGATTCACGACCACAAGGTGAACCTGCTGTTCTTCACCGGCGACGCGATGGCACGGCCGCTGCTGGACGCGCTGCTGGCGCACCAGGACAAGGGCAACGAGTACGACCTGTCCTCGCTGTTCCTGCTCGCCTCCACCGCGGCGCTGTTCTCCCCGAGTATCAAGGAGAAGTTCCTCGAGCTGCTGCCCAACCGGGTCATCACCGACTCGATCGGCTCCTCGGAGACCGGCTTCGGCGGCACCAGCATCGTCGCCAAGGACGCCCCGCACAGCGGCGGCCCGCGCGTGACGATCGACCACCGCACCGTCGTCCTCGACGACGACGGCAACGAGGTCCAGCCGGGCTCCGGGGTCCGCGGCTTCATCGCCAAGAAGGGCAACATTCCCGTCGGCTACTACAAGGACGAGAAGAAGACCGCCGAGACGTTCAAGACCATCAACGGTGTCCGCTATGCCATCCCCGGCGACTACGCAACGGTCGAGGCGGACGGCACCGTCACGATGCTGGGTCGCGGCTCTGTCTCGATCAACAGCGGCGGCGAAAAGATCTACCCCGAGGAGGTCGAGGCCGCGCTCAAGGGGCACCCCGACGTCTTCGATGCGCTGGTGGTCGGTGTGCCCGATCCCCGCTACGGCCAGCACGTGGCCGCCGTCGTGCAAGCGCGGCCCGGGACGCGGCCGGCGTTGTCGGAGCTGGACAGCTTCGTGCGCTCCGAGATCGCGGGATACAAAGTGCCGCGCAGTCTTTGGCTCGTCGACGAGGTGAAGCGATCACCGGCCGGCAAGCCCGACTACCGCTGGGCCAAGGAGCAGACGGAGGCGCGTCCGGCCGACGACGTGCACGCCGCTCACGCGACGACTGCCTGACACCCTGACCGATTTCGTCAAACAGCACGCGGGCGCGCCCACCGGCTACTTCGCCTGGGAAGCAGCGGGGCTGCGATGGCTTTCGAGCGCCGAGGTCGACGGCGGGGTGCCCGGCGCGCCGATTGTTTCGGTTGACACAACGAGCCTGACCCTGCGACGACTCGAATCGGTGAGCCCGGATCCGGAGGCGGCGCGTGTGTTCGGCAGCCGACTGGCCGCCACGCATGACGCGGGCGCTCCGGCGTTCGGCGCGGGGCCCGACGGCTGGGACGGGCCGGGCTTCTTCGGGCCGTTGTCGCAACCCTTGCCGATGTCGCTGCGATCCCATCAACACTGGGGCGACTTCTACGCCGACGAGCGGTTGGCCCCGATGTTCGAGCTCGCGGCGGCGTGCCTGGATGCGTCCGCCCGGGCCGCGATCGTTGCCGTGCTGGCGCGTTGCCGGGCGGGCGATTTCGACGACGACGATCGGCCGGCCCGGCTGCACGGCGACTTGTGGGGCGGCAACGTGATGTGGACACCCGACGGTGTGGTGCTGATCGACCCGGCCGCGCACGGCGGGCATCGCGAGACCGACCTGGCGATGCTCGCGCTGTTCGGCTGCCCGCATTACGACGCCGTCGTCGCGGGCTACCAGCAGGTCCGCCCGCTGCATCCCGGTTGGCGCGATCGCATCGGGCTGCATCAACTCTTTCCGCTGCTGGCGCACGTCGTGCTGTTCGGAAGCGGGTACGCCGAGCGGACGCATGCTTGTGCCCGTGCCGCGCTGGCCCTCTGACGCGCGCGGCTACTGTGGAATGGCGATGACGATCGATGTGTGGATGCAGCACCCGACTGCGCGGTTCCTGCGCAGCGATTTCCTGGCCTCCCTGCGGCGCTGGACCGCCGGGTCGATACCGGATGCCGACATCCCGATCGAGGTCACCGTCGCCGCGATGGACGCGGCCGACGTAGGTTTCGGGCTGCTCAGTGCGTGGCACGGCCCCAATGGCCAGGATCTGGTCTCCAACGACGAGGTCGCGGAGTGGATTCGGTTGCATCCGAACCGGTTTGCCGGTCTTGCGACCGTCGACCTCGATCGCCCGATGGAGGCGGTCCGTGAGTTGCGGCGCCGGGTGGCCGAAGGATTCGTCGGCCTGCGGGTAGTGCCGTGGCTGTGGAACGCGCCGCCCACCGATCGCCGCTATTACCCGCTGTTCGCCGAGTGCGTCGAGGCCGGCGTTCCGTTCTGCACCCAGGTCGGCCACACCGGCCCGCTGCGACCCTCGGAGACCGGGCGCCCGATTCCCCACATCGACCAGGTTGCGCTGGACTTTCCCGAGCTGGTGATCGTGTGCGGACACGTCGGCTATCCATGGACCGAGGAGATGGTGGCCGTCGCGCGCAAGCATGAGAATGTCTACATCGATACGTCGGCGTACACGATCCGGCGGCTGCCCGACGAACTGATCCGGTTCATGAAAACCGGTACCGGACAACGCAAAGTCCTGTTCGGCACCAACTACCCGATGATCACTCACGCGCATGCTTTGGCCGGGCTCGACGAACTCGGTCTCGACGACGCGGCTCGCCACGACTTTCTCCACGGCAATGCCGAACGCGTATTCAGACTGGAGGCAAACAGGTGAACGGTGCGCAGGCTCTGATCAACACCCTGATCGACGGCGGCGTTGACGTGTGCTTCGCCAACCCCGGCACCTCGGAGATGCACTTCGTGGCCGCGTTGGACACCGTTCCCCAAATGCGCGGCGTGCTCGCTCTTTTCGAGGGCGTCGCCACGGGCGCGGCCGACGGATATGCGCGCATCGCCGATCGGCCGGCGGCAGTGTTGTTACACCTGGGCCCCGGATTGGGCAACGGCCTGGCCAACCTGCACAATGCGCGGCGCGCCCACGTGCCGATGGTGGTCGTCGTCGGCGATCACGCCACGTATCACAAAAAGTACGATGCCCCACTGGAATCCGACATCGGTGCGCTCGCGGGCAGTGTCTCGGGATGGGTGCGGCGCACGGGTGCCACGGCCGACGTCGCCCTCGACACCGCCGAGGCGGTCGCTACCAGCCGGGTCCGCTCGCAGATCTCCACCCTGATCTTGCCCGCCGACGTGTCGTGGTCGGACGGTGCCGAGCCCGCCGCTGTGACGCCGCCGCGGAGGGCCCAAGCCGACCCGCTGCTGGGGCCCGAGGTCGCCGAGGTGCTGCGGTCGGGAGAACCCGCGGTGATCATGGTGGGCGGCGACGCCACCCGTGGCCCGGGGCTGGCCGCGGCGGCGCGGATCGCGCGGGCGACCGGCGCGCGCTGGCTGTGCGAGACCTTCCCGACCCGCCTGGAACGCGGTGCCGGCGTTCCCGCCGTCGAGCGCCTGGCGTACTTCGCCGAGGCCGCCACCGCGCAACTGGACGGCGCCAAGCATCTGATCCTGGCCGGTGCGAAATCTCCGGTGTCCTTCTTCGCGTACCCGAACATGCCCAGCGACCTGGTGCCGGCGGGTTGCGAGGTGCACGTGCTCGCCGAGTACGTCGGTGCGGCCGACGCGCTGATCGCATTGGCCGACGAGATCGCACCCGGCACGGTTGCCCCGTTGGCCGCCGCGTCGCGCCCGCAGTTGCCGACCGGCGCGCTGACTTCCGCCTCGGCGGCCGACGTGATCGGAGCGCTGCTGCCGGAGCGGGCGATCGTCGTCGACGAGTCGAACACCTCGGGCCTGCTGCTGGCGCAGGCGACCGCCGGGGCGCCGGCCCATGACTGGCTGACGTTGACCGGCGGGGCGATCGGCTACGGCATCCCCGCCGCGGTGGGTGCGGCGGTGGCCGCCCCGGACCGCCCGGTGCTGTGCCTGGAATCCGACGGGTCCGCGATGTACACGATTTCGGGACTGTGGACCCAGGCGCGCGAGAGCCTCAACGTGACCACCGTGCTGTACGACAACAGCGCCTACGACATCTTGCGCATCGAGCTGCAACGCGTCGGCGCCGGGTCCGCTCCCGGACCGAAGGCGCTCGATCTGCTCGACTTATCGCGCCCCGCAATGGATTTCGTCAACATTTCCGAAGGTATGGGGGTACCTGCCCGGCGCGTGCACACCGCCGAAGAGCTCGCCGATGCGCTGCGCGAAGCCTTCGCCGAGCCCGGGCCGCATCTGATCGACGCGGTGGTGCCGTCGATCACGGGTTAGGCGGCTTTCAGGCCCGCTGTGGAATTCGATGTCCGTCAATAGCGGGCCAGCACGGGAAGCCGGCTGACGAGCCAATCCGTCACCGTATTGACGACCTCGACCCCGGTTTCAAAGCCGCCGTCGCGGACTTCGGCCGCCAATGCCACGCCCCATTCCCCCGAAGGCGTGGGCAGGATCCCGAACTGTCGCACCAGGTACTCGCCGTCGGTGCCCGGGCCCCAACCGCCCTTCGCCGCAGAGCCATTGGCGGCCAGGCCCCAGCGGTGATCGGGCGTGAGGTCGGTCATCAGCTCGATCACGTCCGCGGCGTCGGGGATCAGCGGCAACTCGGCGGCGAACCGAGCTTGCCGTTGCAGAGTCCACTGCGTCTGGCCGAATGCGGTGAAACCACGCCGAAGCCGCCGCGATTCGACCACCGTCGCGGTGTCTCCGCCCTCGGCGACGACGCCCTGTACCTTGCGTGCCGCGTCGACCGGGTCGCCCAGCAGCGACCACAACTGCTCGGATGCGCGATTGTCGGATTCGGTGATGGCCTTGATGGCCAGCTCTTTGGCGCTGAGCCAGTCGCTGCGCAACGCCGCGATCGCCAGGGGCACCTTGATCGTCGACCAGGCGACGCCCGACCACCACCTGCCCAGTGAATAGGTCCGGTCCGGGCGGGCGATCGCGACGCCAATGTTGGCCGGTACCACGTCGGAAAGCTGCTCAAAGCTGGCTTCCAGCGCCAACTCCAGGGGCCGCGACGTCATCGGGTTATCGGGGTATCGGCCATACCCGATCATGACAGTCGATACCTTCGGCCGCCAACTGGCGTTTGAGCACCTTGAATGTCACCGTCCGCGGGAGCTCCGCGCTGACCCTGATGTACGACGGCCATTGCCTGGGGCCCAGGTCGGGCTGCTCGGCCAGAAACACCCGAAATTTCTCGGCGTCGAACTCGCTGCCCTGCGTCATCACCAGCGCGGCCATCACCTGGTCGCCGACCACCGGATCGGGGATCGCGTACACGGCGACCTCGGCCGCATCGGGGTAGCGCAGCAGTACTCGTTCGATCGGCGCCGCGCCGAGATTTTCGCCGTCGACCCGCATCCAATCGCCAAGGCGCCCAGCGAAGTATGCGTACCCGGCCTCGTCGCGATAGGCGAGGTCGCCACTGTGGTAGACCCCGCCCGCCATTCGCTCGGCCTCGGCGGCCGCGTCGTTGTAGTAACCCTCGAAACGGCCTGGGCCGCTGGTGTTTACCAGCTCGCCGACGACGCCCACTTCGCAGGGCTTGCCGGTGTCGGGATCGACGATGTCCAGCCCTTCGGTCAGCGGTCCCAGGGCGCCCGGCGGCGTATCGGGGGTGCGGGCGATCGCGACTCCGCCTTCGGTCGAGCCGAATCCGTCCTGGACTGCGCAGCCGAATCGGCGGCCGAACCGTTCGATGTCGGCGGGCACCCCCTCGTTGCCGTACACCGCCCGCAACGGGTTGTCCGCGTCGTCGGGTTGCTCCGGCGTCGCCAGCACATAGGACAGCGGCTTACCCACGTAGTTGGCGTAGGTGGCGCCGTAGCGACGCACATCCGGCAAGAATCCAGACGCGGAGAACTTGCGCCGCAACGCCATTGATCCCTGACACGCCGCTGCTACCGCCCAGCCGACCAGCACCGCGTTGGAATGGAACAACGGCATCGACACGTAACAGACGTCGTCGCGGCCGAGGTTGAATCGCTGTGACATCGTAATTCCGGCGATCGCGACCTTGCCGTGGCTGCACTTCACCGCCTTCGGCTCGCCGCTGGTGCCCGACGTGAAGATCAGCATGAAGAGGTCTTCGGCCGACGCGGACTGGAAACTCAATTCGGCGTCGCGATGCGCGTCGACTTCGGCGGCCCACTGCGCCGAGTCGACGTTCAGGTGGCCGATATCATCCAGTGTCGCAGCCGATTTCGAATCCGCCAGCACCAGCTGGCAGTCGGCTCGGCTGATGTCGCGGGACAGCGCCTCGCCGCGGCGTACCGGGTTGAGGCCAACGGGCACAATCCCCGACATCCCGGCCGCCACCAACATCGCCGAGAAGAACGGCGTGTTTTCCAGCAGCACGCCGATATGAGGTGGCCGGTTCGGGTCCAGGCGTTCGCGCAGCGTCGCGGCTATCGCGGCCCCGTGCTGCAGGTGATCGCGCCAGCTGGTGAACGACTCCTCGAAGTAGACACCCCGGTCGTCGACCTCGGCCAGCGGCGCCAGCAGTTTGGTGACCGTGGGATCGGTCGGAATCACGAAGTCAGGCAGGGGTTTCCGCCAGCTCGCGACCGATCTTGCGCAGCTGGGCGGTCGCGCCGCCCAGCGCGAACTCGGCCTCCTTGGCCGCCAGGAAGTAGCGGTGCGCCGGGTGGTCGGTGTCGACGCCGACGCCGCCGTGCACGTGCACGATGGTGTGGGCGACCCGGTGTCCGGCGTCGGCGGCCCAGAACGCGGCGCTGGCCACATCGATCTCGGCCGGGATGTCTTCGGAGACCTTCCACGCCGCTTGGGTGAGCGTCAACCGCAGCCCCTTGACGTCGATGTAGCCGTCGGCCAGTCGCTGCGACACCGCTTGGAAGCTGCCGATCGGGCGGTCGAATTGCTCACGCTCGCGGGCATATTCGGCGGTCATCTGCAGCCCGCGATCGAGCACCCCGAGTTGATACGCGGTGCGTCCCAGGGTTCCGAGCGTGCCGAGCCACCCGGCGACTTCGCTTCCGCCGACCTTGCGCGCATCGCCGGTCGCGACGCCGTCCAGCGCCAGGTGCCCGACGCTGTTCTTGCCGGTGGTCGCCAGCGTGGTCACGCTGACGCCCGGGTCTTCGGCGCTTACCAGGAAAACAGCTGTGCCGGACTCGGTTTCGGCGGGAACCAGGAACGCGTCCGCGACGGGGCCGAAGAAGACCTGGGTGCGGGTCCCGGTCAGCTTGTAGCCGTCGCCGGCGCGGGTGGCCTGCACGGGACCCTCACCCATCTCGCCGTCCAGCGCGATCGTCAGTATCTTCTCGCCCTTGACGGCCGGCACTCCCCAGCTCTGCTGTAGTTCCTCGGAGCCGAACCGCGCCAGCACTCCGGCGCCCAACATCACCGATTCCAGGTAGGGCACGGCGGCCAGCTGGCGGCCCAGCGCGACCAGGATCGCGACCTGCTCGAGCACACCGAAACCGTCACCGCCCAGCGAGGACGCCGATGCACTGGTCAGGATGTCGGCGTCGACCAGCTTCTGCCACAGGCCGCGGTCGAATCGCTGCTCGAGCCCGTCGAGTTCGCGCTGGTGCTCCGGCGTGCACACCGAGTCCACGATCGTGTCGACCAGGCCGCCGAGGTCATTCGCCGCTTCGGTTGTCGTGAAATCCATGTTCGTCCTTCTCGATGCTCAGCGGTACTTAGCGGTTTCGAGGCAGGCCGAGGGCGACCATGCCGATGATGTCGCGCTGCACCTCGTTGGTGCCGCCGCCGAAGGTCAGGATCAGGCACGCCCGGTGCATCCGCTCGACCCGGCCACGCAGCAAAGCGCCCGGCGAATCCTGGCGCACCGTCGCCGCGGTACCCAGGACCTCCATCAGCAGCCGGTAGGCCTCGGTGGCCAGCTCGGTGCCGTACACCTTCGCCGCCGACGCATCCGCCGGCCCGAGGTCGTGGCCTTCCGCCGATGCGAGTTCCCAGTTGATCAGCTTGAGAACTTCGGCCTTGGCGTGCACCCGGGCCAGGTTCAACTGCACCCACTCGGAGTCGATCAGCCGGGCCCCGCCGTCGTCCTTGGTGTTCTGCGCCCATTCGCGAACCTCGCGCAGCGCCAGGAAGATCGGTTGCGGCGACACCAGGGCGACCCGCTCGTGGTTGAGCTGGTTGGTGACCAGCTTCCAGCCGCCGTTCTCCTCGCCGATCAGGTTCGTCACCGGAACCCGCACGTCGGAGTAATAGGTGGCGCTGGTGTCCACACCGGCCATGGTGTGCACGGGCGTCCAGGAGAAGCCCTCGGCCGTCGTCGGTACCGCGATCATCGAAATGCCGCGGTGCTTCTTGGCCTCGGGGTTGGTGCGCACCGCCAGCCAGACCCAGTCGGCGTAGGCGATCAGGCTGGTCCACATCTTCTGGCCGTTGATGACGTAGTCGTCGCCGTCGCGGACCGCCGTCGTGCGCAGGTTCGCCAGGTCGGTGCCGGCGCCGGGCTCGGAGTAGCCGATCGAGAAGTGCAGGTCTCCGGCGGCGATCTTGGGCAGGAAGAACTTCTTCTGCGCTTCGGTGCCGAACGCCATGATCGTCGGCGCCACGCTGTTGATCGTCAGGAACGGCACCGGCACGCCGGCGATCGCGGCCTCGTCGGTGAAGATCAGCGAGTCCATCGGGGAGCGGTCCTGGCCGCCGTATTCCTTGGGCCAGTTCAGGGTGAGCCACCCGTCCTTGCCCATCTGCGCGACGGTGTCGCGATACGCGTTGCCGGTGCCCACCTCGCCCTGCGTCGAGTGCAGCGCCTCGCGGCGTTCCGGCGTCATGAGCGCGGTGAAGTACGACCGCAGCTCGCGACGCAGCTCCTCCTGTTCAGGGGTGTAACTGATGCGCATTCCGGCCGTCCTTTTGGTTGAACGTGACAAGCGGCTATTCGACCAACGGCTACCCGTTCGCCTTCCCGGTTGTAACACGTTCTAGTCTGGGAATCCAGCGACCGTTTCCTCAGACGCACGTGAGCCCTATGGTGGAGCTACATTCTGTTGGGACCTAGGGCGAGATCCGGGCCAGCTTCAAGGAGGATGCCGTGCGGGTGATCGTGGATCGTGACCGGTGCGAAGGCAACGCGGTGTGCTTGGGAATCGCACCGGATATCTTCGACCTCGACGATGAGGACTACGCCGTCGTGAAGCTCGATCCGATTCCGTCCGACCAAGAAGATCTCGCCGAGCAGGCGATCGCCGAGTGCCCGCGCGCGGCGTTGCTGCGCGAAGACTAGCGGTGAGCGACCCGAAACTAGAGGTATTCATAAATTGACTAGCAGCACGAACGCGACCGATCTATCCGGAAAGGTCGCGGTGGTGACCGGTGCGGCCGCGGGGCTTGGGCGCGCCGAGGCGCTCGGCCTCGCCCGCCTGGGCGCCACCGTCGTCGTCAACGACATCGCCGCCGCGCTGGACGCCTCGGATGTGATCGACGAGATCAGCGCCGCGGGCGCCAAGGCCGTCGCGGTGACGGGTGACATCAGCCAGCGCTCCACGGCCGACGAGCTGGTGTCCTGCGCCGACGGGCTGGGCGGACTCGACATCGTGGTCAACAACGCCGGCATCACCCGCGACCGGATGCTGTTCAACATGTCCGACGAGGAATGGGATCAGGTCATCGCCGTGCATCTGCGCGGGCATTTCCTGCTCACCCGCAACGCCGCGACCTACTGGCGCAGCCGGGCCAAGGACGCCGGGGGCTCGATCTTCGGCCGGATCGTCAACACCGCCTCCGAGGCGGGACTGGTGGGTCCGGTGGGGCAGGCCAACTACGGCGCCGCCAAGGCGGGCATCATTTCGCTCACCCTGACGGCCGCGCGGGCGCTGGGTCGCTACGGGGTGTGTGCCAACGCGATCTGCCCACGTGCGCGCACCGCGATGACGGCGGACGTGTTCGGCAGTGCACCGGATATAGAGGAAGGCGGCGTCGACCCGCTGTCACCTGAACACGTGGTGAACTTGGTGCAGTTCCTGTCGTCTCCGGCGGCCGCGGAGGTTAACGGCCAGGTGTTCATCGTTTACGGACCTCAGGTGACATTGGTCTCAGCTCCGACGGTCGAGCACCGGTTCACCGCGGACGGCGCCGCCTGGGAGTCGGCTCAGCTGAGCAGCACATTGCGTGACTACTTTGCTGGTCGGGATCCGGAACGTAAC
This genomic interval carries:
- a CDS encoding serine hydrolase, which gives rise to MTSRPLELALEASFEQLSDVVPANIGVAIARPDRTYSLGRWWSGVAWSTIKVPLAIAALRSDWLSAKELAIKAITESDNRASEQLWSLLGDPVDAARKVQGVVAEGGDTATVVESRRLRRGFTAFGQTQWTLQRQARFAAELPLIPDAADVIELMTDLTPDHRWGLAANGSAAKGGWGPGTDGEYLVRQFGILPTPSGEWGVALAAEVRDGGFETGVEVVNTVTDWLVSRLPVLARY
- a CDS encoding acyl-CoA dehydrogenase family protein, with the translated sequence MDFTTTEAANDLGGLVDTIVDSVCTPEHQRELDGLEQRFDRGLWQKLVDADILTSASASSLGGDGFGVLEQVAILVALGRQLAAVPYLESVMLGAGVLARFGSEELQQSWGVPAVKGEKILTIALDGEMGEGPVQATRAGDGYKLTGTRTQVFFGPVADAFLVPAETESGTAVFLVSAEDPGVSVTTLATTGKNSVGHLALDGVATGDARKVGGSEVAGWLGTLGTLGRTAYQLGVLDRGLQMTAEYAREREQFDRPIGSFQAVSQRLADGYIDVKGLRLTLTQAAWKVSEDIPAEIDVASAAFWAADAGHRVAHTIVHVHGGVGVDTDHPAHRYFLAAKEAEFALGGATAQLRKIGRELAETPA
- a CDS encoding 3-oxoacyl-ACP reductase, which produces MTSSTNATDLSGKVAVVTGAAAGLGRAEALGLARLGATVVVNDIAAALDASDVIDEISAAGAKAVAVTGDISQRSTADELVSCADGLGGLDIVVNNAGITRDRMLFNMSDEEWDQVIAVHLRGHFLLTRNAATYWRSRAKDAGGSIFGRIVNTASEAGLVGPVGQANYGAAKAGIISLTLTAARALGRYGVCANAICPRARTAMTADVFGSAPDIEEGGVDPLSPEHVVNLVQFLSSPAAAEVNGQVFIVYGPQVTLVSAPTVEHRFTADGAAWESAQLSSTLRDYFAGRDPERNFSATALMEQ
- a CDS encoding amidohydrolase family protein, with protein sequence MTIDVWMQHPTARFLRSDFLASLRRWTAGSIPDADIPIEVTVAAMDAADVGFGLLSAWHGPNGQDLVSNDEVAEWIRLHPNRFAGLATVDLDRPMEAVRELRRRVAEGFVGLRVVPWLWNAPPTDRRYYPLFAECVEAGVPFCTQVGHTGPLRPSETGRPIPHIDQVALDFPELVIVCGHVGYPWTEEMVAVARKHENVYIDTSAYTIRRLPDELIRFMKTGTGQRKVLFGTNYPMITHAHALAGLDELGLDDAARHDFLHGNAERVFRLEANR
- a CDS encoding acetolactate synthase large subunit encodes the protein MNGAQALINTLIDGGVDVCFANPGTSEMHFVAALDTVPQMRGVLALFEGVATGAADGYARIADRPAAVLLHLGPGLGNGLANLHNARRAHVPMVVVVGDHATYHKKYDAPLESDIGALAGSVSGWVRRTGATADVALDTAEAVATSRVRSQISTLILPADVSWSDGAEPAAVTPPRRAQADPLLGPEVAEVLRSGEPAVIMVGGDATRGPGLAAAARIARATGARWLCETFPTRLERGAGVPAVERLAYFAEAATAQLDGAKHLILAGAKSPVSFFAYPNMPSDLVPAGCEVHVLAEYVGAADALIALADEIAPGTVAPLAAASRPQLPTGALTSASAADVIGALLPERAIVVDESNTSGLLLAQATAGAPAHDWLTLTGGAIGYGIPAAVGAAVAAPDRPVLCLESDGSAMYTISGLWTQARESLNVTTVLYDNSAYDILRIELQRVGAGSAPGPKALDLLDLSRPAMDFVNISEGMGVPARRVHTAEELADALREAFAEPGPHLIDAVVPSITG
- a CDS encoding acyl-CoA synthetase is translated as MAVALNIADLAEHAIDAVPDRVALICGDQQLTYAELEEKANRLAHYLTEQGVKKDDKVGLYCRNRIEIVIAMLGIIKAGAILVNVNYRYVEGELRYLFDNSDMVALVHERQYSDRVANVLPETPNVKTILVVEDGSDNDFQRYGGVEFYAAIAGSSPERDFGERSADDIYLLYTGGTTGFPKGVMWRHEDIYRVLFGGTDFATGEFIEDEYDLAKAAAANPPMVRHPIPPMIHGATQSATWMSIFSGQTTVLAPEFNADEVWRTIHDHKVNLLFFTGDAMARPLLDALLAHQDKGNEYDLSSLFLLASTAALFSPSIKEKFLELLPNRVITDSIGSSETGFGGTSIVAKDAPHSGGPRVTIDHRTVVLDDDGNEVQPGSGVRGFIAKKGNIPVGYYKDEKKTAETFKTINGVRYAIPGDYATVEADGTVTMLGRGSVSINSGGEKIYPEEVEAALKGHPDVFDALVVGVPDPRYGQHVAAVVQARPGTRPALSELDSFVRSEIAGYKVPRSLWLVDEVKRSPAGKPDYRWAKEQTEARPADDVHAAHATTA
- a CDS encoding acyl-CoA dehydrogenase; translation: MRISYTPEQEELRRELRSYFTALMTPERREALHSTQGEVGTGNAYRDTVAQMGKDGWLTLNWPKEYGGQDRSPMDSLIFTDEAAIAGVPVPFLTINSVAPTIMAFGTEAQKKFFLPKIAAGDLHFSIGYSEPGAGTDLANLRTTAVRDGDDYVINGQKMWTSLIAYADWVWLAVRTNPEAKKHRGISMIAVPTTAEGFSWTPVHTMAGVDTSATYYSDVRVPVTNLIGEENGGWKLVTNQLNHERVALVSPQPIFLALREVREWAQNTKDDGGARLIDSEWVQLNLARVHAKAEVLKLINWELASAEGHDLGPADASAAKVYGTELATEAYRLLMEVLGTAATVRQDSPGALLRGRVERMHRACLILTFGGGTNEVQRDIIGMVALGLPRNR
- a CDS encoding fructosamine kinase family protein, whose translation is MTDFVKQHAGAPTGYFAWEAAGLRWLSSAEVDGGVPGAPIVSVDTTSLTLRRLESVSPDPEAARVFGSRLAATHDAGAPAFGAGPDGWDGPGFFGPLSQPLPMSLRSHQHWGDFYADERLAPMFELAAACLDASARAAIVAVLARCRAGDFDDDDRPARLHGDLWGGNVMWTPDGVVLIDPAAHGGHRETDLAMLALFGCPHYDAVVAGYQQVRPLHPGWRDRIGLHQLFPLLAHVVLFGSGYAERTHACARAALAL
- a CDS encoding ferredoxin, which produces MRVIVDRDRCEGNAVCLGIAPDIFDLDDEDYAVVKLDPIPSDQEDLAEQAIAECPRAALLRED
- the fadD17 gene encoding long-chain-fatty-acid--CoA ligase FadD17, producing MIPTDPTVTKLLAPLAEVDDRGVYFEESFTSWRDHLQHGAAIAATLRERLDPNRPPHIGVLLENTPFFSAMLVAAGMSGIVPVGLNPVRRGEALSRDISRADCQLVLADSKSAATLDDIGHLNVDSAQWAAEVDAHRDAELSFQSASAEDLFMLIFTSGTSGEPKAVKCSHGKVAIAGITMSQRFNLGRDDVCYVSMPLFHSNAVLVGWAVAAACQGSMALRRKFSASGFLPDVRRYGATYANYVGKPLSYVLATPEQPDDADNPLRAVYGNEGVPADIERFGRRFGCAVQDGFGSTEGGVAIARTPDTPPGALGPLTEGLDIVDPDTGKPCEVGVVGELVNTSGPGRFEGYYNDAAAEAERMAGGVYHSGDLAYRDEAGYAYFAGRLGDWMRVDGENLGAAPIERVLLRYPDAAEVAVYAIPDPVVGDQVMAALVMTQGSEFDAEKFRVFLAEQPDLGPRQWPSYIRVSAELPRTVTFKVLKRQLAAEGIDCHDRVWPIPR